The segment CGCTGGATCGAACAGGGCGTATTCGACCGGATTTTCGAAGCGGTGACAGCCGCTCCGGACATGGAGTGGCTGTCGATCGATGCCACGGTGATCCGGGCGCAGGCACAAGCGGCTGGCGGGCGCCGTAAAAGGGGGGAACGAAAGCCCAGGCTCTCGGTCGTTCCCGTGGCGGATTTGGTAGCAAAATCCATGCAGTAGTGGATGCACTCGGGCTACCGGTTCGTTTCCACCTTGGCCCAGGCCAGCAGAACGATATGGCGCCGGCCTGTGATCTCGTGCGGGGATTGCCTGCCAACCAGGTGCTCGCTGACCGCGCCTACGATGCCGACAGCCTGCACGACATCATCCTTGACCAAGGCGGCGAGCCGGTCATCCCGCCGCGTCGTCATCGCAAGTATCAGCATGGCTATGATCGCATTGCTTATAAACAGCGATGGGGCATCGAGAGCTTCTTTGCCAAGCTCAAACAGTGGCGTCGCATCGCAACGCGATACGACAAACTCGCCGCCAACTTCCTCGGCTTCATCAAGATCGCAAGCATCATGATCTGGCTTAAATAGTTAAATCGTCACCACAGCCTAATGCATGTCGCGCAAAAGTGTGCGGCGGTTTTGCGAAAACGGCATGCACAAACAACAATCTAAAGCATGGGAGCGAATCTGAAAGATCGCGACGAGCTTTAAGGCGATCGCCAATCCAGATATGCGGGAGAATCTTGCACGACTTTGAATGGCACGCGGCCTTTCCAAATCGATACTGATTTGGGGGCCGTGGGCAACCAAGGAGGAGGAAGCTGAA is part of the Rhizobium sp. CB3090 genome and harbors:
- a CDS encoding IS5 family transposase (programmed frameshift) produces the protein MDGEILRDDQWERLKPFVPGGRKGRRGPRSDGRRFFDAILWLARSGARWRDLPEDRFGPYQTVKRRYYRWIEQGVFDRIFEAVTAAPDMEWLSIDATVIRAQAQAAGGRRKKGGTKAQALGRSRGGFGSKIHAVVDALGLPVRFHLGPGQQNDMAPACDLVRGLPANQVLADRAYDADSLHDIILDQGGEPVIPPRRHRKYQHGYDRIAYKQRWGIESFFAKLKQWRRIATRYDKLAANFLGFIKIASIMIWLK